A genomic window from Candidatus Obscuribacter sp. includes:
- a CDS encoding NAD(P)-dependent oxidoreductase produces MSVQKDKSQTKKVAYLGMGIMGAAMAHNLLKAGHAVTVYNRTKTRPALAELAQSGASVADSLAQCVKDADIVFSCLGDEHDVASVLTGPGGVIEHLAKGAIVVDFSTIGPDMATKISSDFARCGIEFLDAPVTGGDVGARLGTLTIMVGGDKTAFEQVQPLLSAMGKTIVHCGKSGSGQALKLCNQVLCAVNLIAVVEAFDLAQKLGLAPALVVDALGSGAGGSWALNTLGPRILKEDFAPGFSIQHMLKDLRLVKESLGAVQAQNATDGAGDLAGTELAVTLFNKVLAIRGSEGLQMGTQAMQLAFKG; encoded by the coding sequence ATGAGTGTACAAAAAGACAAAAGCCAGACCAAAAAAGTAGCCTACCTGGGCATGGGCATTATGGGCGCGGCCATGGCTCACAATTTACTCAAGGCCGGTCATGCAGTTACGGTCTATAACCGCACAAAGACTCGTCCGGCATTAGCTGAGCTGGCTCAAAGCGGCGCTTCTGTGGCTGATAGCCTGGCTCAATGCGTCAAGGATGCCGATATCGTCTTTAGTTGTCTTGGCGATGAGCATGATGTCGCCTCTGTGCTCACAGGCCCTGGCGGAGTTATCGAGCATCTGGCTAAGGGTGCCATTGTAGTGGACTTCAGTACAATCGGTCCTGACATGGCTACCAAAATCAGCTCAGACTTTGCCCGCTGCGGTATTGAGTTTTTGGATGCACCTGTGACCGGTGGCGATGTGGGCGCGAGGCTTGGCACTTTGACCATTATGGTGGGCGGCGATAAGACTGCCTTTGAGCAGGTCCAGCCTTTGCTTAGCGCTATGGGCAAGACCATTGTGCATTGCGGTAAAAGCGGCAGTGGGCAAGCTCTTAAGCTCTGCAATCAAGTGCTCTGTGCTGTCAATTTGATAGCCGTGGTAGAGGCTTTTGACCTGGCTCAAAAGCTCGGACTTGCCCCAGCTCTGGTGGTCGACGCCCTTGGCAGCGGCGCGGGCGGCTCCTGGGCTCTCAATACACTTGGACCGCGCATATTAAAGGAAGATTTTGCCCCGGGCTTTAGCATCCAGCATATGCTTAAAGACCTCCGGCTGGTCAAAGAGAGTCTCGGCGCCGTGCAGGCTCAAAATGCAACAGATGGAGCGGGAGACCTGGCCGGTACGGAGCTTGCCGTGACTTTATTTAACAAAGTCCTGGCCATCAGAGGCTCCGAAGGCTTACAAATGGGCACTCAAGCAATGCAACTGGCGTTTAAAGGCTAA
- a CDS encoding serine/threonine protein kinase, producing the protein MSELPPVLKDQVTCRYVTGGLITARNFILALSPIWLVWSLVVMANALGCLLGLIPATPADNPQYVTVIGFCLALIGLSFLALRVCADYKLSFDSQSIKFPSHLLLELKGRLRRSWSELKQVDFVTDDGNVEHPRTVSFVFKDCAVPLAIKGLGQDTLRQLVLAISAHAPSARFVPELSQVDLAILPQSISAAGVGLHATYTQLWESELSERFGSTSFVPMVPGDRLRDGKIKIVGQLAFGGLSAVYLAELADSSLAGNSTFAASQVAGRAVVLKEAVLPVSVGDDARLKALSMFEREAQLLAAVKHERIASVLDFFQERGRSYLVLDHIEGTDLRHFVRDSGKQSALVVTRWLCDIAELLQYLHGLNPPLIHRDITPDNIVLTPSGRLCLIDFGAANTYIGTATGTVVGKQSYIAPEQFRGKATLASDLYSLGCTAAFALCGSDPLALMQVSAADLPASTDSRLVDLVARLTDQDAGVRPHSAAALYEELQNLRESLLKESRAALAKGSGHA; encoded by the coding sequence TTGTCCGAGCTACCGCCAGTATTAAAAGATCAGGTCACTTGCCGCTATGTTACCGGCGGGTTGATTACGGCGCGCAATTTTATATTGGCGTTATCGCCTATCTGGCTTGTCTGGAGCCTTGTGGTCATGGCTAATGCACTGGGCTGTTTGCTCGGACTTATCCCTGCTACACCGGCGGACAATCCTCAGTACGTCACTGTGATTGGCTTTTGCCTGGCCTTAATTGGGTTGAGTTTTTTGGCCCTGCGTGTTTGTGCCGATTATAAGTTGAGCTTTGACAGCCAGTCGATCAAGTTTCCCAGTCATTTGCTCCTGGAGCTAAAGGGGCGCTTGCGCCGCTCCTGGTCTGAGCTAAAGCAAGTTGATTTTGTCACTGATGATGGCAATGTTGAGCACCCACGTACCGTGTCATTTGTCTTTAAAGATTGTGCGGTACCTCTGGCTATCAAAGGTCTGGGGCAAGACACTTTGCGCCAGCTGGTCCTGGCGATATCGGCGCATGCTCCATCGGCACGTTTTGTGCCAGAGTTATCACAAGTAGATCTGGCCATCTTACCCCAGTCTATATCCGCTGCCGGAGTCGGTTTGCACGCTACTTATACGCAGCTGTGGGAGTCTGAGCTTTCTGAGCGTTTTGGTAGTACCAGTTTTGTGCCGATGGTGCCTGGAGACAGACTGCGTGATGGCAAAATCAAAATAGTAGGACAGCTGGCTTTTGGCGGGCTCTCGGCTGTTTATCTTGCTGAGCTTGCGGACAGTAGTCTAGCTGGCAACAGTACATTTGCAGCCAGTCAGGTGGCTGGGCGGGCTGTGGTTTTAAAAGAAGCAGTATTGCCAGTTAGCGTGGGCGACGACGCGAGACTTAAGGCGCTCAGTATGTTTGAGCGCGAAGCCCAGCTTTTGGCGGCAGTAAAGCATGAACGTATCGCCAGTGTGCTTGATTTTTTTCAAGAGCGCGGGCGCAGTTATCTGGTCTTGGATCATATCGAAGGTACTGATTTAAGGCATTTTGTGCGCGATAGCGGTAAGCAGTCAGCACTTGTTGTGACCCGCTGGCTTTGTGATATTGCGGAGCTGTTGCAATACTTGCATGGTCTCAATCCGCCACTTATCCACCGCGATATTACTCCCGATAATATTGTTTTGACTCCCTCCGGGCGTCTTTGTCTGATTGATTTTGGCGCGGCTAATACTTATATAGGCACCGCCACTGGTACTGTCGTTGGTAAGCAGTCTTATATTGCGCCCGAGCAGTTTAGAGGTAAAGCCACACTGGCTAGCGATCTATACAGCCTAGGCTGTACCGCCGCCTTTGCTCTTTGTGGCTCAGATCCACTGGCTCTAATGCAAGTGTCGGCTGCAGACTTGCCTGCAAGTACAGATAGTCGACTGGTAGATCTGGTTGCTCGTTTGACTGACCAGGATGCTGGCGTACGTCCGCACAGTGCCGCCGCACTGTATGAGGAGTTGCAAAACCTAAGAGAATCCCTGCTCAAAGAGAGTCGTGCTGCTCTTGCAAAGGGTAGTGGTCATGCCTAA
- a CDS encoding serine/threonine protein kinase encodes MPKLLPDRYGRNVIAESVFAGAGNSDLVLRINSICVFRRLDQPKPFLRNLFAINLLFWAIIVISFTFKGIFSLLPSVDALFGMIASSHELAMLFLTVLLAITIGASAFAFLLSSNYKTRRLSVLPDKIVIARQIDNELFVEHYIPWSSLVSVEIKSAKRLGLGEVHSVVINTRGGKSYVVPWDDVLIDNSHASLVNQLETHAPGVLKVSGEQAQVKPAFTELWLHEFATTGQRVNADLLASGHKLQSGDYIVSGILGGGGQGNAYLAQTKEGATVVLKEYVLPVYRGAQVTQNLTDRFFKEAEILKKLNHPGVVKLHHHFVEDFRGYLVLEYVPGLSLKELVLQKGAQDEQTAIAIGIKLCLILKHLHEQYPPVLHRDLSPDNVLLSDDGTVKVVDFNVARQLESSASATVVGKHAYIPPEQFRGKPTCQSDIYALGGTLYYLVTGLEPEPLTTSSPVAYFASQASAAKAHGGSCPVSADFDKIIATATALVPQGRYANAEALLADLSRMQR; translated from the coding sequence ATGCCTAAGCTTTTGCCAGATAGATACGGTCGTAATGTTATTGCTGAGAGCGTCTTTGCCGGAGCTGGCAATAGCGATCTGGTTTTGCGCATTAACTCTATTTGTGTGTTTAGGCGACTGGATCAGCCAAAACCGTTTTTGCGTAATTTGTTTGCTATCAATTTACTGTTTTGGGCCATTATCGTTATTAGTTTTACTTTTAAAGGCATCTTTAGTTTACTGCCCAGTGTGGATGCTCTCTTTGGCATGATCGCTAGCTCTCATGAGCTGGCTATGCTCTTTTTGACTGTTTTGCTTGCCATCACAATTGGTGCTTCGGCTTTTGCCTTTTTGCTCTCCAGTAATTACAAAACCAGGCGACTTAGTGTTTTGCCTGACAAAATAGTAATAGCCAGACAGATAGACAATGAGCTGTTTGTGGAGCACTACATACCCTGGAGTAGTCTCGTCTCTGTTGAGATCAAATCGGCTAAACGTCTCGGTTTAGGCGAGGTACATTCGGTGGTGATTAATACCCGGGGCGGCAAGTCTTATGTCGTGCCCTGGGATGATGTCTTGATTGATAATTCTCATGCCAGTCTGGTCAATCAGTTGGAGACTCATGCGCCTGGTGTGCTTAAGGTTAGTGGTGAGCAGGCTCAGGTTAAACCTGCTTTTACTGAGCTATGGCTGCATGAGTTTGCCACCACCGGCCAGCGCGTCAATGCCGACCTGTTAGCCAGTGGTCACAAACTGCAATCTGGCGACTACATAGTCTCAGGCATACTGGGCGGCGGTGGACAGGGCAACGCCTATCTCGCTCAGACAAAAGAGGGAGCCACTGTCGTCCTCAAAGAATATGTTTTGCCTGTTTACCGCGGCGCTCAGGTGACCCAAAACCTGACTGATAGATTTTTTAAAGAAGCTGAGATTTTAAAAAAGCTCAATCATCCGGGCGTGGTCAAATTGCATCACCACTTTGTTGAAGACTTTAGAGGCTATCTGGTACTCGAGTATGTCCCGGGCTTGTCGCTCAAAGAGCTGGTCTTGCAAAAGGGCGCCCAGGATGAACAAACTGCCATTGCTATTGGCATTAAGCTCTGTTTGATCCTCAAACATTTGCATGAGCAATATCCTCCAGTTTTGCACCGCGATTTGAGCCCTGACAACGTCCTTTTGAGCGACGATGGTACCGTAAAAGTAGTGGATTTTAATGTCGCCAGACAGCTCGAATCCTCCGCCAGTGCCACGGTGGTGGGCAAGCATGCTTATATTCCACCTGAGCAGTTTAGAGGTAAACCGACTTGCCAGAGCGATATCTATGCTCTGGGCGGCACGCTCTACTATCTGGTTACCGGGCTGGAGCCTGAGCCACTGACTACTTCCAGTCCGGTGGCCTATTTTGCCTCTCAAGCAAGTGCTGCAAAAGCCCATGGGGGCAGCTGTCCGGTATCGGCAGACTTTGACAAAATCATTGCTACAGCCACTGCCCTTGTGCCCCAGGGGCGCTATGCCAATGCTGAGGCTTTGCTAGCTGATTTGTCAAGAATGCAACGATAA
- a CDS encoding PstS family phosphate ABC transporter substrate-binding protein, whose protein sequence is MKGLNYSQYLTKSRALLLCLSSLVFVSVFSSGCSNSTPSPGAGVDPNRIVVLGSDTMEELVRTWANGFMMGNPGIQVTVSSGDTGVGIKDLIEGKIDVASASRELTEEENKLAHEKKEHLTRVMVARDSIAVIVNPQNKLEEIGLDDLRRIYKGEIKTWDKMVKELKVSEPIRVFGREATSGTSSYFHEHIMTDATFDPDVKLMPSSEAVIGGVFGNRLAIGFVGMSQAEKAADKVKILKLALHTEAPDQVAKESSVGELSMDNYPLSRPLYLFFKTNQKERIQKFIDYTRSEQGRKAVHDMGFMPIP, encoded by the coding sequence TTGAAGGGCTTAAATTACAGCCAATACCTGACAAAAAGCAGAGCGCTCTTGCTTTGCCTGTCCTCCCTTGTTTTTGTCTCAGTTTTTAGCTCTGGTTGCAGTAACTCGACCCCATCCCCGGGTGCTGGTGTCGACCCAAATCGTATCGTGGTATTGGGCTCGGACACAATGGAAGAGCTTGTACGGACCTGGGCCAATGGATTTATGATGGGCAATCCTGGTATACAAGTGACCGTTAGCTCTGGTGATACCGGTGTTGGTATCAAGGATCTGATCGAGGGCAAAATCGATGTGGCCAGTGCCAGTCGTGAGCTTACCGAAGAAGAAAATAAACTCGCCCACGAGAAAAAAGAGCATCTTACTAGGGTGATGGTGGCCAGAGATAGCATTGCCGTTATCGTTAATCCACAAAATAAATTAGAAGAGATCGGTCTGGATGATTTGCGCCGCATTTACAAAGGCGAAATTAAGACCTGGGACAAAATGGTCAAAGAGCTAAAGGTGTCAGAGCCAATTCGGGTCTTTGGCCGGGAGGCTACCAGCGGGACTTCTAGTTATTTCCATGAACATATAATGACCGATGCCACTTTTGACCCAGATGTAAAACTGATGCCATCTTCAGAGGCGGTTATCGGTGGTGTCTTTGGTAATCGTCTGGCGATTGGTTTTGTCGGCATGTCGCAAGCCGAAAAGGCCGCTGACAAAGTAAAGATCCTCAAACTGGCTCTGCATACTGAAGCACCAGATCAGGTGGCTAAGGAAAGCTCGGTTGGAGAGCTATCAATGGATAACTATCCACTGTCCAGACCGCTCTATTTGTTTTTTAAGACCAATCAAAAAGAGCGCATCCAGAAGTTTATAGACTACACACGCAGTGAACAAGGTCGCAAGGCTGTGCATGATATGGGCTTTATGCCTATACCGTAA
- the metH gene encoding methionine synthase, whose product MVRGDPLDFLDALKNKVLIFDGAMGSSIHTYDLSLDDYHGYENCPEILVESRPHVIAEIHESFFKVGCDCVETDTFGGSPVVLAEFGLADRAYELNKKAALLAREVAHGYSNDKRRYVSGSVGPTTKIPSLGHISFDQMRDAYYEQVRGLIDGGVDVLQFETGQDLLQAKAAVIAMTDYMRKIGKRIPIITQVTLEAPPLGTMLVGTDISAALTTLLAFPVDIIGINCATGPSEMFDPVRYLCEASPRPISVLPNAGLPENINDQTVYKLTPDELAVALKHFVEVDGVSIVGGCCGTTPAHLKRVVEAIDGMAPKARSGNYTPSVASIYTSCPLELDVTTMQPPLIVGERTNTNGSKKFKDLLQAEDIDGMVSMAREQEKEGAHILDVCAAYVGRDEVKDMHGFMQRLNVELTIPIMVDSTEYPVLEDSLKLIAGKPVVNSINLEDGVDKMMRKVELITRYGASAVALTIDENGMAKEADKKLAIARRIYDLALSGGMQPYDLIFDALTFTLSTGNEDDRKLGLETLQGIKLIKQHLPGVKTILGVSNISFGMDAKIRRVLNSVFLHYAVEAGLDMAIVNAQKILPLYKIDEFERDLHRKLIFDERDASYDPLFALLDFYQSKKSSDKKSVSTQVLTIEEKLKQRIIDGDRIALDKDLGLAMESHPPLEIINSILLDGMKTVGELFGSGKMQLPFVLQSAETMKAAVSYLEPYMERVEGTTRGTMVLATVKGDVHDIGKNLVDIILTNNGYRVINLGIKQPIENIVSAALEHKADCIGMSGLLVKSTVIMKENLEILNQRGVSVPVILGGAALTRRYVEEDCKRIYKGTIYYGQDAFDDLRIMEAIASGTADLLNVSAPEVECPDEDDLDGELNTDEDADGAPAIAAEVDAGKNTAGEFIGSATDANGADKSRLSAQSLPPLKSTVTPDPTPAQPPFWGRKIVSDFSLPEVFSYINQDSLIRGQFRVRQGDMSSSDYQAMLEAKVYPLLSDLKQRCEHEHLLIPKAVYGYFPCQAQGNDLVVYHPPHHVLSSDVLKMPASEFKEWVRFSFPRQNFGKNLCISDFFHSAESGLIDVLPIQVVTMGKQASAYAQLLFAEHRYSDYLYFHGLAVESAEALAEVLHKSIRAELGFAQYDATDKRKFFQQGYRGTRFSFGYPACPNLEDQQQLFELLRPEDIDMELTEEFQLVPEQSTSAVIVVHPEAKYFNITRKGAANA is encoded by the coding sequence ATGGTCAGAGGAGACCCTTTGGACTTTCTTGATGCGCTAAAAAATAAAGTGCTGATATTTGATGGTGCTATGGGTAGCTCCATCCATACTTATGACCTCTCACTTGATGATTATCATGGCTATGAGAATTGTCCTGAAATACTTGTAGAGAGCCGACCGCACGTAATTGCCGAGATCCACGAATCGTTTTTTAAGGTGGGTTGTGACTGTGTTGAGACCGATACATTTGGTGGCTCACCAGTTGTACTGGCGGAGTTTGGCCTGGCAGATAGAGCCTACGAACTCAATAAAAAAGCAGCCCTATTGGCGCGCGAAGTAGCGCATGGCTACTCAAATGATAAGAGGCGCTATGTCTCAGGCTCGGTGGGACCGACCACCAAAATACCGTCTCTAGGACATATTAGCTTTGATCAAATGCGCGATGCTTACTATGAGCAAGTGCGCGGTTTGATTGATGGCGGCGTCGATGTCTTGCAGTTTGAGACTGGTCAAGACTTGCTCCAGGCCAAAGCCGCAGTTATCGCTATGACCGACTATATGCGCAAAATCGGCAAGCGTATCCCGATAATCACCCAGGTCACTTTAGAGGCTCCGCCTCTGGGGACAATGCTTGTTGGTACAGATATTTCGGCGGCGCTGACGACCTTACTTGCTTTTCCTGTCGATATCATTGGTATCAACTGTGCTACCGGTCCTTCTGAGATGTTTGATCCGGTGCGCTATCTCTGTGAGGCATCACCGCGTCCAATATCAGTACTCCCTAATGCCGGACTGCCCGAAAACATCAATGACCAGACTGTCTACAAGCTCACTCCCGACGAGCTAGCAGTCGCCCTCAAACATTTTGTAGAAGTAGATGGCGTTAGCATCGTTGGTGGTTGTTGCGGCACTACTCCAGCCCACCTCAAGCGTGTTGTGGAAGCCATTGATGGAATGGCGCCTAAAGCCAGAAGCGGTAATTACACGCCATCAGTGGCCAGCATTTATACTTCCTGTCCTCTTGAGCTTGATGTCACCACGATGCAGCCGCCACTTATCGTAGGTGAGCGTACCAATACCAATGGCAGCAAAAAGTTTAAGGACCTCTTGCAAGCAGAGGACATAGACGGCATGGTCTCTATGGCTCGCGAGCAAGAAAAAGAAGGCGCTCATATACTCGATGTCTGTGCTGCTTATGTGGGCCGCGACGAAGTCAAAGACATGCATGGCTTTATGCAAAGGCTCAATGTCGAACTGACTATCCCCATCATGGTGGATTCCACTGAGTATCCAGTTTTGGAGGACAGTCTCAAACTGATAGCCGGTAAGCCAGTCGTTAACTCCATCAACCTCGAAGACGGCGTTGACAAAATGATGCGCAAGGTCGAACTGATCACGCGCTATGGCGCCAGTGCTGTCGCTCTCACTATCGACGAAAACGGCATGGCCAAAGAAGCTGACAAAAAGCTGGCTATTGCCAGGCGCATCTATGACCTGGCATTATCTGGTGGCATGCAGCCATATGATTTGATTTTTGACGCACTCACTTTTACCCTCTCTACAGGTAACGAAGACGACCGTAAGCTCGGGCTTGAGACTTTGCAAGGCATAAAGCTTATAAAGCAGCATCTACCTGGTGTTAAAACAATACTGGGAGTGAGCAATATCAGTTTTGGTATGGATGCCAAAATCCGCCGGGTGCTAAACTCGGTATTTTTGCATTACGCTGTCGAAGCCGGTCTTGATATGGCTATCGTCAATGCTCAAAAAATCTTGCCGCTCTACAAAATCGACGAATTTGAGCGCGATCTCCACCGCAAGCTGATCTTTGATGAGCGCGACGCATCTTATGATCCGCTTTTTGCTTTGCTTGATTTTTATCAATCAAAAAAATCATCAGACAAAAAGTCTGTCAGTACTCAAGTCCTGACCATCGAAGAAAAGCTAAAACAGCGCATCATCGATGGCGATCGCATTGCCCTGGATAAAGACCTGGGCCTGGCTATGGAGAGCCATCCACCCCTTGAGATTATCAATAGTATTTTGCTTGATGGTATGAAAACCGTTGGTGAACTCTTTGGCTCTGGCAAAATGCAATTGCCATTTGTTTTGCAATCGGCTGAGACTATGAAAGCCGCTGTGTCTTACCTGGAGCCTTATATGGAGCGGGTAGAAGGTACAACGCGTGGCACTATGGTCCTGGCCACAGTAAAAGGTGATGTGCACGATATCGGCAAAAATCTGGTCGATATTATCCTTACTAATAACGGCTACAGGGTAATTAACCTGGGCATCAAACAACCAATCGAAAACATCGTATCTGCGGCTCTGGAGCACAAAGCCGACTGTATCGGTATGAGTGGACTATTGGTCAAGTCCACTGTAATCATGAAAGAAAATCTTGAGATCCTCAACCAAAGAGGCGTCAGCGTACCAGTTATCCTCGGTGGCGCCGCACTGACCCGGCGCTATGTAGAAGAAGACTGTAAGCGCATCTACAAGGGTACGATTTATTATGGGCAGGATGCTTTTGACGACCTGCGCATCATGGAAGCCATCGCCAGTGGTACCGCCGACTTGCTTAACGTCAGTGCTCCAGAAGTGGAATGTCCTGATGAAGACGATCTGGACGGCGAGCTAAACACTGATGAAGATGCTGATGGCGCGCCCGCTATAGCCGCCGAAGTAGATGCTGGTAAAAATACTGCCGGAGAGTTCATTGGCTCAGCTACTGACGCAAACGGTGCAGACAAGTCCAGGCTCTCAGCCCAGTCTTTGCCTCCGCTAAAATCTACTGTCACTCCCGATCCCACTCCCGCCCAGCCGCCATTTTGGGGACGCAAAATTGTCTCTGACTTTAGCTTGCCAGAGGTCTTTAGCTATATCAACCAGGACTCGCTTATACGCGGGCAATTTAGAGTGCGTCAAGGCGATATGAGCAGTAGTGACTATCAAGCAATGCTTGAAGCAAAGGTCTATCCGCTCTTAAGCGATCTCAAACAGAGATGCGAGCACGAGCATTTGCTCATTCCCAAAGCTGTTTATGGCTATTTCCCCTGTCAGGCACAGGGCAATGATCTGGTCGTTTATCACCCACCCCACCATGTATTGTCCTCTGATGTACTAAAAATGCCCGCCAGTGAGTTTAAAGAATGGGTGCGCTTTAGTTTCCCTAGGCAAAATTTTGGCAAAAACCTCTGTATCTCAGATTTTTTCCACTCTGCTGAGTCCGGGCTTATCGATGTCTTGCCCATTCAGGTTGTGACCATGGGCAAGCAAGCATCTGCTTACGCCCAGCTATTGTTTGCTGAGCATAGATACAGTGATTATTTGTATTTTCATGGTTTAGCCGTTGAATCCGCCGAGGCATTGGCTGAGGTCTTGCATAAAAGTATTAGAGCCGAGCTTGGTTTTGCTCAATATGATGCCACTGATAAGCGCAAATTTTTCCAGCAGGGTTACCGCGGCACTCGCTTTAGCTTTGGCTATCCCGCTTGCCCCAATCTTGAGGACCAGCAGCAGTTATTTGAGCTTTTGCGTCCTGAAGACATCGATATGGAGCTTACCGAAGAGTTCCAATTGGTGCCAGAGCAGAGTACATCCGCTGTTATCGTGGTCCATCCAGAAGCCAAATATTTTAATATCACCCGCAAAGGTGCAGCCAACGCCTGA
- a CDS encoding putrescine aminotransferase, whose product MTQDLEAAKAKSRQVLDYISKRELNEDERKTVISESVKYWADHVNAGFLQYRKSVSTDYTAVEWDDEGACFRDINGKVFIDMLGGYGVYNVGHRHPRVVKAVQDQLQKQAIHSQELIDPLRTYLAHMVSLITPGDLKYSFFTNSGTESVEGCLKMAILATGRHHFVGTIGAFHGKSLGSLGGTSKAVFREPFLPLLNWSHVPFGDADALESVFKCCDFSGDRIAAFVVEPLQGEGGINVAPPGYLAKARELCDQYGAMLVFDEIQCGMGRTGKMFYSEYDQVVPDLMALGKAFGGGIMPIGAVVGCEKTWAKYIENPFLHTTTFGGNPLACAAAIATISVLLEEDLPAQAKAKGDYMVPKMKELIKKFPDVLKEIRGVGLMLGMEFTGNDTGYEVAKNLFGRNILISGTYINAKCLRVEPPLTISYEQIDVFLKALEESIMEVSKLSPVSR is encoded by the coding sequence ATGACTCAAGATCTGGAAGCAGCAAAAGCCAAATCCAGGCAAGTGCTTGATTATATAAGTAAGCGTGAGCTCAACGAAGACGAACGCAAAACTGTCATCAGCGAATCTGTAAAATACTGGGCGGACCACGTCAACGCTGGATTTTTGCAGTATCGCAAGTCAGTCAGTACTGACTATACCGCTGTTGAGTGGGACGATGAAGGCGCATGCTTCCGCGATATTAATGGCAAAGTGTTTATCGATATGCTCGGTGGTTACGGCGTTTACAACGTCGGTCACAGACACCCTCGTGTCGTAAAGGCAGTGCAAGACCAGCTCCAAAAGCAAGCTATTCACTCACAAGAATTGATTGATCCACTGCGCACTTATCTAGCGCATATGGTTTCTTTGATCACTCCTGGCGATTTAAAATATTCGTTTTTTACAAACTCTGGTACCGAGTCTGTAGAAGGCTGTCTCAAAATGGCTATCCTGGCAACTGGACGGCACCACTTTGTTGGCACTATTGGTGCCTTCCATGGTAAGTCACTGGGCTCACTGGGTGGCACATCTAAGGCTGTCTTTAGAGAACCATTTTTGCCTTTGCTCAACTGGTCACACGTACCGTTTGGTGATGCTGATGCCCTTGAGTCGGTATTTAAGTGCTGCGATTTTAGTGGTGACCGCATTGCTGCCTTTGTTGTCGAGCCTCTACAGGGCGAAGGCGGTATCAACGTCGCACCTCCTGGTTATCTAGCCAAAGCTCGCGAGCTTTGCGACCAGTATGGCGCTATGCTGGTCTTTGACGAGATCCAGTGTGGTATGGGACGCACCGGCAAGATGTTTTATAGCGAGTATGATCAGGTCGTCCCTGACTTGATGGCGCTCGGTAAGGCATTTGGCGGCGGCATTATGCCGATTGGCGCTGTTGTCGGCTGTGAAAAGACCTGGGCCAAGTATATCGAGAATCCCTTTTTGCATACAACTACATTTGGTGGCAACCCACTAGCTTGTGCTGCTGCCATCGCGACTATTTCGGTGCTGTTAGAAGAAGACCTGCCTGCTCAAGCTAAGGCCAAGGGCGATTATATGGTGCCCAAGATGAAGGAATTAATTAAGAAATTCCCTGATGTACTCAAAGAGATACGCGGTGTCGGTCTCATGCTCGGCATGGAATTTACCGGCAACGACACAGGCTATGAAGTGGCAAAAAATCTATTTGGCCGCAACATCCTTATCTCCGGCACTTATATCAACGCTAAGTGCTTGAGAGTGGAGCCGCCTCTGACTATTTCTTATGAGCAAATCGATGTCTTCCTCAAGGCACTTGAAGAGTCCATCATGGAAGTATCGAAGCTGAGTCCTGTCAGTCGCTAA
- a CDS encoding tetratricopeptide repeat-containing protein: MKCDTIPELEKFLTIQEQALGQNSPEVAATVARLAGLYFSKGMLEESEALYRRALTIREQAFGPHRLEVEDTRKNLEKVLTRKRTPAQIRAEQNLSDSSTSLDAIPASMALGWPSAFDVDKQRELELELASVKATMGKEHPQVADCLTRLADLYCRNKRYREMEPILLDALHIRERALGPEHSLVSSSLKNLARLYYFLNRFELSEPLFKRALTIRQKLYGKQHPRYADVEEQYAKLLRKTNRVMLAQELDNHVTLVRRAIR; encoded by the coding sequence ATGAAGTGTGACACCATCCCGGAATTAGAGAAGTTCCTGACGATTCAGGAGCAAGCGCTCGGTCAAAATAGTCCTGAAGTAGCTGCTACGGTGGCCAGGCTAGCCGGTCTGTACTTTAGTAAGGGCATGCTGGAGGAGTCGGAAGCTCTTTACAGACGTGCTCTCACCATCAGAGAGCAAGCGTTTGGACCACATCGTCTGGAAGTTGAAGACACTAGAAAGAATCTCGAAAAGGTTTTGACTCGCAAGCGCACACCTGCCCAGATACGCGCTGAGCAAAATCTGAGCGACTCGTCCACATCTTTAGATGCGATACCAGCTTCGATGGCGCTTGGTTGGCCCAGTGCCTTTGACGTGGATAAACAAAGAGAGCTGGAGCTTGAGCTTGCCTCGGTCAAAGCGACTATGGGTAAGGAACATCCTCAGGTTGCTGATTGTTTGACTCGGCTTGCAGACCTTTATTGCCGTAACAAACGTTACCGTGAGATGGAGCCTATTTTGCTAGATGCATTGCATATAAGAGAGCGCGCGCTGGGACCAGAGCACTCACTGGTATCGAGCAGTCTTAAAAACCTCGCACGTCTCTATTATTTCCTCAATCGCTTTGAGCTCTCCGAGCCGCTCTTTAAGCGAGCTTTGACAATAAGACAAAAACTTTACGGTAAGCAACATCCGCGCTACGCCGATGTCGAGGAGCAGTACGCTAAACTTTTGCGCAAGACCAACCGGGTCATGCTGGCGCAAGAGCTGGATAACCATGTCACTTTAGTGAGACGTGCTATCCGATAA